Proteins found in one Phoenicibacter congonensis genomic segment:
- the gap gene encoding type I glyceraldehyde-3-phosphate dehydrogenase gives MSIKVGINGFGRIGRLVYRAMFNNPKFDVVAVNDLGDIKTMTHLLKYDSVHGIFFDDVKTTDDGFVADGISSKVLSERDPKNLPWAELGVDVVIESTGIFKTGELAQAHIDAGAKKVIITCPGKDIDGTFVMGVNDKEYDKEKHNIISNASCTTNCLAPVTKVLLDNFGIKRGLMNTIHAYTNDQRILDLPHKDLRRARSAAMSMIPTTTGAARAVALVLPDLKGKLDGFATRVPTPDGSMVDLTVELEREVTKEEINAAMKAAAEGEMKGVLEYTEDPIVSIDIVGNPASSVFDSLLTMVPGEKSNLVKVVSWYDNEWGYSNRVADLAGIVL, from the coding sequence ATGTCTATCAAAGTTGGTATTAACGGTTTTGGACGCATTGGTCGTCTTGTCTATCGTGCAATGTTTAACAACCCGAAATTTGATGTTGTTGCTGTAAACGATCTTGGCGACATTAAAACAATGACCCACCTTTTGAAATATGATTCAGTTCACGGAATCTTTTTTGATGACGTTAAAACAACTGATGATGGTTTTGTTGCAGATGGAATAAGCAGTAAAGTGCTCTCTGAGCGCGATCCTAAAAATCTTCCCTGGGCAGAGCTTGGAGTCGATGTTGTAATCGAATCTACAGGCATTTTTAAGACTGGAGAACTTGCACAAGCCCACATTGACGCAGGTGCAAAGAAGGTTATTATCACATGCCCTGGCAAAGACATTGATGGCACTTTTGTAATGGGCGTAAACGACAAAGAATACGACAAAGAAAAGCACAATATCATCTCAAACGCATCATGCACAACTAACTGCCTTGCTCCAGTTACTAAAGTGCTTCTTGACAACTTTGGAATTAAACGAGGGCTCATGAACACAATTCATGCCTACACCAATGACCAGCGCATTCTTGATCTTCCACACAAAGACCTTCGACGTGCAAGAAGTGCTGCAATGTCAATGATTCCAACTACTACAGGCGCTGCTCGTGCTGTTGCATTAGTTCTGCCTGATTTGAAAGGCAAGCTTGATGGTTTTGCTACTCGCGTTCCAACACCAGATGGATCTATGGTTGATTTAACAGTTGAACTCGAGCGTGAAGTCACAAAAGAAGAAATCAACGCAGCTATGAAAGCTGCTGCTGAAGGCGAAATGAAGGGTGTTTTGGAATACACAGAAGACCCAATTGTCTCAATTGACATTGTTGGAAATCCTGCTTCTTCTGTGTTTGATTCTTTGCTCACTATGGTGCCTGGCGAAAAGTCAAATCTTGTAAAAGTTGTTAGCTGGTATGACAACGAATGGGGTTATTCAAACCGCGTAGCTGATCTTGCAGGGATTGTTTTATAG
- the whiA gene encoding DNA-binding protein WhiA — MSFASDIREELVRIPGECDLCRKAALCALIRIDGTIYLSGAGRYRVEIATDYGNVGRLIVGYLHDIYNLKTNISYRRSVLHNTQNYQIDVPYQENIELVLKDLGILDENNSLIRGLAPQYKCRNCCSKSYLRAVYLASGFISEPKSAFHFGMNVTTEALANDLTQLLNDLNVHARLVKRRNSWMVYAKSGKDIEEFLKVVGASDSAQRINEVREYKAQRNETNRFVNAEMANLNRRLDASIGQIKDIEVVLKKGDLQSLSPAIREFIKLRVENPEASLKEIGEMCNPPLSKSAINHRARRLAQIASDLKKE; from the coding sequence ATGTCATTTGCTTCAGACATTCGCGAAGAGCTTGTGCGCATTCCAGGTGAATGTGATTTGTGCCGCAAAGCTGCCCTTTGTGCTTTAATCCGCATCGATGGAACCATTTATCTTTCAGGTGCAGGTCGCTATCGTGTAGAAATTGCTACTGATTATGGCAATGTCGGTCGTTTGATTGTTGGCTATTTGCATGACATTTATAATTTAAAAACAAACATCTCCTACAGGCGAAGTGTTCTTCATAACACTCAAAATTATCAAATTGATGTTCCCTATCAAGAAAACATTGAACTTGTCTTAAAAGATTTGGGTATCCTTGATGAAAACAACTCTCTCATTCGTGGTCTTGCACCTCAATATAAATGTAGGAACTGTTGTTCAAAAAGTTATCTTCGGGCCGTTTATTTAGCCAGTGGATTCATTTCTGAACCAAAGAGTGCTTTTCATTTTGGAATGAACGTCACAACTGAGGCGCTAGCAAATGATTTAACTCAGCTATTAAATGATTTAAATGTTCATGCTCGGCTTGTAAAGAGAAGAAACAGCTGGATGGTCTATGCAAAAAGTGGCAAAGACATTGAAGAATTTCTAAAAGTCGTAGGAGCTTCTGATTCGGCACAAAGAATTAACGAAGTTCGCGAATATAAAGCACAAAGAAATGAGACTAACCGATTTGTTAACGCCGAAATGGCAAATCTAAATCGGCGACTCGACGCCTCAATAGGTCAGATTAAAGACATCGAAGTTGTTTTAAAAAAGGGTGACTTGCAAAGTCTTTCACCAGCAATTCGTGAATTTATAAAGCTTCGCGTTGAAAATCCAGAAGCATCTCTAAAAGAAATTGGTGAGATGTGCAATCCTCCGCTTTCAAAATCGGCAATTAATCACAGGGCAAGAAGACTTGCACAAATTGCTTCCGATTTAAAGAAAGAATAA
- the yvcK gene encoding gluconeogenesis factor YvcK family protein: MNPSFNIDPSVTSAISLESLSASAPVTTIPSNFRAVVLGGGTGAPGSIKALRSLGISTNAVVAMADDGGSTGDLRKDADVTPPGDIRKCLCAFASNPKDPFTQAFKYRFPVANNHTLGNLMLSALEDSSGSFPAAISICESLLHCDGHVLPSTLEHVYLKSETVDGTVLQGQALATKSNSALKRVFLINKSGSKPKAYEPAIKAIVSADLIVLGPGSLFTSIITNLLVDGIIDAITESRGKVVFVCGISDVQGETWGLTASEHVKALMNHGMTNLIDYVLLNSSKNSDSFRAKSSVRFDSIEHQQQENTGAVRQNICPESMHIIDVSPEEIAKIQALGPVAVQNDLSDPSNPSWHNLLALRSSFEQIIGMMIARRGY; the protein is encoded by the coding sequence TTGAATCCATCGTTTAACATAGACCCTTCTGTTACATCAGCAATTTCGCTGGAGTCGCTGAGCGCAAGTGCGCCTGTGACAACAATACCAAGCAATTTTCGGGCTGTAGTATTGGGCGGCGGAACTGGTGCACCTGGTTCTATAAAAGCGCTGCGTTCGCTTGGCATATCAACAAATGCTGTCGTTGCTATGGCCGATGACGGTGGCTCAACTGGTGACCTGAGAAAAGATGCCGACGTGACACCTCCTGGTGACATTCGAAAATGTCTTTGCGCATTTGCATCAAACCCAAAAGATCCATTCACACAGGCTTTTAAATATAGATTTCCAGTCGCGAATAATCACACCTTAGGGAATTTAATGTTGAGTGCTCTTGAAGATTCGAGCGGATCTTTTCCAGCAGCAATTAGCATTTGCGAGAGTTTACTGCACTGCGATGGTCACGTGTTGCCTTCCACATTGGAGCATGTTTACTTGAAATCTGAAACTGTAGATGGCACTGTTTTGCAAGGTCAAGCGCTCGCCACGAAGTCAAACTCTGCTCTAAAGCGAGTTTTTCTTATAAACAAAAGCGGGAGTAAACCTAAGGCCTATGAACCAGCAATTAAAGCTATTGTTAGCGCTGATTTAATAGTTTTAGGGCCTGGCTCTTTGTTCACTTCTATTATTACCAACCTCTTAGTTGATGGAATTATTGATGCAATCACAGAATCGCGAGGCAAAGTTGTTTTTGTTTGCGGAATTTCTGATGTGCAGGGAGAAACATGGGGCCTCACCGCTTCTGAGCATGTAAAAGCACTCATGAATCATGGAATGACTAATTTAATTGATTACGTTTTGCTCAATTCTTCTAAAAACTCAGACTCGTTCAGAGCAAAGAGCAGCGTTCGTTTTGATTCCATAGAACATCAACAACAGGAAAACACAGGTGCTGTGCGTCAAAATATTTGCCCTGAGTCAATGCACATTATTGATGTTTCTCCTGAGGAAATTGCAAAAATTCAAGCTTTGGGACCTGTTGCAGTACAAAACGATTTATCAGACCCAAGTAACCCTTCCTGGCACAACTTGTTGGCTCTGCGCTCTAGCTTTGAACAAATTATTGGAATGATGATTGCAAGGCGTGGCTATTAA
- the rapZ gene encoding RNase adapter RapZ → MDAVQKNKDDEIYPELVLITGMSGAGRTEAMHVFEDLGYFCVDNLPTRLIPSLVDLQTRDKEEGIAEAKKNAIVCDSRNGKYFAALADEIRAIRDAGSNLRVVFLDANDEKLVARYKASRRRHPLCDEGTTIAEGIQKERAMMLPIKDLADIVIDTSDLLPQNLRQHLRSLFESETSSRGLSVTVYSFGFKHGAPVDADLVMDVRFLPNPYYVPELKPLTGLDSEVRDYVMLRDETIEFEKKWHDLLDVVMPGYVKEGKQQLAIGIGCTGGQHRSVAIAESTGSYLKNKGYRASIAHRDLEKR, encoded by the coding sequence ATGGATGCAGTTCAAAAGAATAAAGACGATGAAATATATCCAGAACTCGTTTTGATAACAGGCATGAGTGGGGCAGGGCGCACAGAAGCCATGCATGTGTTTGAGGATCTTGGATATTTTTGTGTTGACAACCTACCAACGCGTTTGATTCCATCTCTAGTTGACCTTCAAACACGAGATAAAGAGGAAGGTATTGCAGAGGCTAAAAAAAATGCAATCGTTTGCGATTCTAGAAATGGAAAGTATTTTGCTGCTTTAGCAGATGAAATTCGCGCAATTCGCGATGCAGGTTCTAATCTTAGGGTGGTGTTTCTTGATGCAAACGACGAGAAGCTTGTTGCAAGATACAAAGCTTCTAGAAGAAGACACCCACTGTGTGATGAGGGCACAACTATTGCTGAGGGAATACAAAAAGAACGTGCAATGATGCTGCCAATCAAAGACTTAGCAGATATTGTTATTGATACGTCTGACCTTCTTCCGCAGAATTTGCGTCAACATTTGCGTTCATTGTTTGAATCGGAGACAAGCTCTAGAGGCTTGAGTGTTACCGTATATTCTTTTGGGTTTAAACATGGAGCCCCAGTCGATGCTGACCTGGTGATGGATGTGCGCTTTTTGCCAAACCCCTATTATGTGCCCGAGTTAAAGCCACTAACTGGTCTTGATTCTGAGGTTCGAGATTATGTAATGCTTCGAGATGAGACAATCGAGTTTGAGAAGAAGTGGCATGATTTGCTTGATGTAGTAATGCCTGGATATGTTAAAGAGGGAAAACAGCAGTTAGCTATAGGCATCGGTTGCACTGGTGGGCAACATAGAAGCGTTGCAATTGCTGAATCTACAGGGTCCTACCTTAAAAATAAAGGCTATCGCGCAAGCATTGCCCATCGCGACCTCGAAAAGAGATAA
- the uvrC gene encoding excinuclease ABC subunit UvrC: MSSFTEKIESIKKQLNEVPMLPGVYLWKDAEGNVIYVGKAKALRARMRQYVNFADDRAKIPMLVDQIDSFEYIVVENENESLILERNLIEQHKPFFNADLKDDKSYPYIALTTDCLFPSIKYTREKKRKGVKYFGPYTNSRAARDVIEVLRKVVPLCSSNCAYWKRINKKVQTEKKKNPEITYEVCDFCDSRPCFDSTVGLAPGICCSKISRTEYLKNVALAEDFLNGNRSAIVDELTSEMKTCAAELNFEKALRLKQRIDTIYALGEKQHIDLTSNSSFDVIGFYREETIAGVHVLIVREGKIINSNEFVLNKGQDVPMEDLQHNFLLKYYSMSNAVGREIIVREVFPTDEDMLGWLTEKLANKHGAKVRFFTPKRGEKLDLLNMAEINAKHTLLRHKVANGYDDSRTNEALLQLESALALDAAPMRIECFDISTNHGSYTVASMVVFTNGKADKSQYRRFKIRAELDEANDFLSMQEVMKRRYSKERMEDEQFGSKPDLIILDGGKPQLTAATDMFDSMGIHDIALVGLAKRDEELFVNWNDGSPVVLPSGSASLYLVKNIRDEAHRFAITFHRELSRKGQTKSILDEIEGVGPKRKKALLKAFGGFKKLCDASMEEIIESKAVPPDIAKEVWLVLDQYNNHKEIHKD; encoded by the coding sequence ATGAGCTCTTTTACAGAAAAAATAGAAAGTATCAAAAAGCAGTTAAATGAAGTTCCAATGCTTCCTGGTGTTTATCTCTGGAAGGACGCTGAAGGAAATGTAATTTATGTTGGCAAAGCTAAAGCTTTGCGCGCAAGAATGCGTCAATATGTAAATTTCGCTGATGATCGAGCAAAAATTCCAATGCTTGTTGATCAGATTGACTCTTTCGAATATATTGTCGTTGAAAACGAAAATGAGTCGTTGATCCTAGAGAGAAATTTAATTGAGCAACATAAGCCTTTTTTTAATGCCGATTTAAAAGACGACAAGTCATATCCCTATATTGCATTAACAACCGATTGTTTGTTTCCGTCAATTAAATATACTCGGGAGAAAAAACGAAAGGGTGTCAAATATTTTGGGCCTTACACAAATTCGCGAGCGGCGAGAGACGTTATTGAAGTTCTGCGAAAAGTTGTCCCTCTGTGTAGTTCAAATTGTGCTTACTGGAAACGAATAAACAAAAAAGTTCAAACAGAGAAAAAGAAAAACCCCGAAATAACATATGAAGTTTGTGATTTTTGCGATTCGAGACCATGTTTTGACTCAACAGTTGGGCTTGCCCCTGGAATTTGTTGCTCAAAAATATCAAGGACTGAATATCTCAAAAATGTTGCTCTTGCAGAAGATTTTTTGAATGGCAACAGAAGCGCAATTGTTGACGAGCTCACTAGTGAAATGAAAACCTGCGCAGCTGAGCTTAATTTCGAAAAAGCCTTGAGACTAAAGCAAAGAATCGACACAATTTATGCGCTTGGTGAAAAACAGCACATAGATCTAACTTCCAATTCATCATTTGACGTTATTGGTTTTTATCGCGAGGAAACAATCGCAGGTGTTCATGTGCTAATTGTGCGCGAGGGAAAAATTATAAACAGCAATGAATTTGTTCTAAACAAAGGCCAAGATGTACCAATGGAAGATTTACAGCATAATTTTTTGCTGAAGTATTATTCAATGTCGAATGCTGTAGGACGCGAAATCATCGTTAGGGAAGTTTTTCCAACCGATGAGGACATGCTTGGCTGGTTAACAGAAAAACTTGCTAATAAACACGGTGCGAAAGTTCGTTTCTTTACCCCAAAAAGAGGGGAGAAACTTGATCTTTTAAACATGGCAGAAATAAATGCTAAGCACACGTTGCTACGTCATAAAGTAGCAAATGGCTATGATGATTCGCGCACTAATGAAGCTCTTTTGCAGCTTGAGAGTGCTCTTGCTCTTGATGCTGCGCCAATGCGAATCGAGTGTTTTGACATTTCAACTAATCACGGTTCCTACACAGTCGCATCAATGGTTGTTTTTACAAATGGTAAAGCTGACAAATCGCAATATCGTCGTTTTAAAATTCGTGCCGAGCTTGATGAAGCGAATGATTTTTTGTCGATGCAGGAAGTGATGAAACGAAGATATTCCAAAGAGCGAATGGAAGATGAACAATTTGGCTCTAAACCAGATTTGATTATCCTTGATGGTGGTAAACCTCAGCTAACTGCCGCTACCGATATGTTTGATTCTATGGGAATTCATGATATTGCCCTTGTTGGTTTGGCAAAGCGTGATGAAGAATTGTTTGTTAATTGGAACGACGGAAGTCCTGTTGTTTTACCAAGTGGATCTGCTTCATTGTATCTTGTTAAAAATATTCGTGATGAGGCGCACAGATTTGCTATAACTTTCCATCGTGAGCTCAGCCGCAAGGGTCAAACAAAATCAATACTAGATGAAATTGAAGGCGTTGGCCCCAAGCGTAAGAAAGCGTTGCTCAAGGCTTTTGGCGGTTTTAAAAAATTGTGTGATGCAAGCATGGAAGAAATAATCGAGTCTAAGGCAGTGCCTCCTGACATTGCTAAAGAAGTGTGGTTAGTGCTTGATCAGTATAATAATCACAAAGAAATTCATAAAGATTAA
- a CDS encoding UvrD-helicase domain-containing protein: protein MDERNPQLDVIETLDCPVIVQAGAGSGKTHTLTERILYALTPDVSGKTFARSVTNIVAITFTHKAAEELKSRLRGKLESAGLHEQALLVDDSYISTIHGFATRILRENALHFGLDPNFRVIDEGEEAELFARAFNNALNDLYSGTDRVEEFLTGAQYEGAIIDGDNSELTGLAQFSGDDVETLQENIKSQIKDFITSVISVQSGEEIVKFFTDNMLQDEAFMKDNLLQTVHKMVSVLSSVQKVDSDKIFLGSFLSITEIMVSLSRAVADVLSSISFDSGSKTIVERGENLNEVLGKIDKFLIDSHSVDTFDDDLETALEIFKSIKHLDLKALKDSGYETEINDFHASVAHLFIELLCVANLDAIQVYYRLAKMTFSELQMLKSNNKLSNNDLLRRCYEFLAFSSDICEKYKNNFDLIMIDEFQDTDNLQLKLIDLIAKDKFRNVCTVGDVQQSIYRFRGADVNVFRKYKETLLNNKSGVRVFNLPNNYRSHSDILSLTDMIFADESMFGEEFLHLNAKGKINDDRDPVFEKLPRVKIDVMNYKSTKELFSKQNVIAHEAREAANYFKTLYDAGINPGSMAILLSTLKSNSRFGASCEIAKIFQDALLDVGIESIISGGSTFSSSEEAVLIENLLNIARNPFDSQSLIEILKSDYFKISDDSLLVLCSKFDDSGDYLSGRDLSRGFIYVDDEMLSELNEDDRQSVSFIYEKLFKFIDNSSKQSTRLAIREFLSECGILDAVSALGSEGYVKAGNFEKAFEIIKEIEVDSKELSHIQTSYSSLLKYSKEAPGVLCSSESNYVQIMTVHASKGLEFDHVIVSEMRNGLSRNAVPKNEMIVQNDSIGSLGQQVFASMLKKDDWGDNNFNKICSKDNIFAKKPIVHQGMTAGELYRTLVVRNNSEEYDEAKRLLYVALTRAVKSVYLQVRIKGAPKDDYAGCGIWESLFKVFQWDYNLASSTDVFTLPNGSNGILSFMNLPQALHFKENENEPPATSVGDIETDGGDADTGDNSSFEPKILPVRKFPEKLYEMPGNLTDETFFSYSNIEQLQSFSHELLDTDGFSIPIVEEEIDSFEKERHDSDKATAFGTAFHDAMQVCVMCDEREVPINSSRRMTMAMNRAFNNALFNSIVSSENVIPEMDFCVPFEHDGKKMWLRGAMDLIEISGDKARVIDYKTGTKPIDHSSQAKVYSWALLASGIKRVTVDFLHVEIESSDDPEDCLVQSFSYCDNDLLNLHEELASELKKMHR from the coding sequence ATGGACGAGCGCAATCCTCAGCTAGATGTAATAGAAACACTTGATTGCCCTGTCATTGTTCAGGCGGGCGCAGGTTCTGGTAAAACTCACACTTTAACTGAGCGCATTTTGTATGCTTTGACGCCTGATGTAAGTGGAAAAACATTTGCAAGAAGTGTCACTAACATCGTTGCTATTACTTTTACACATAAAGCAGCCGAAGAATTAAAAAGCAGGCTGAGAGGAAAGCTTGAGAGTGCAGGTCTGCATGAACAAGCTCTTCTTGTTGATGACTCATATATCTCGACAATTCATGGGTTTGCAACTCGCATTCTCCGAGAAAATGCACTACATTTTGGTCTTGATCCAAATTTTAGAGTCATTGATGAAGGTGAGGAAGCCGAGCTGTTTGCCAGGGCTTTTAACAATGCTTTAAACGATTTGTATTCCGGGACCGATCGAGTTGAAGAGTTTTTGACTGGCGCTCAATATGAAGGTGCAATAATTGATGGAGATAATTCTGAACTTACAGGTCTCGCTCAATTTAGTGGTGACGATGTAGAAACTCTGCAAGAAAACATTAAGAGTCAAATTAAAGACTTTATAACTAGTGTAATTTCTGTTCAATCGGGCGAAGAAATTGTAAAGTTTTTCACTGACAACATGCTTCAAGATGAAGCTTTCATGAAAGATAACTTGCTGCAAACCGTTCATAAAATGGTTTCTGTATTGTCGTCTGTCCAGAAGGTCGATTCCGACAAAATTTTCCTTGGATCGTTTTTGTCTATTACAGAAATTATGGTGAGCTTGTCACGTGCTGTAGCTGATGTGCTTTCTTCAATCAGTTTTGATTCTGGCTCAAAGACTATTGTCGAACGTGGCGAGAATCTAAATGAAGTGCTTGGCAAAATTGACAAATTCTTGATAGATTCTCACAGCGTCGACACTTTCGATGATGATTTGGAGACGGCTCTTGAGATTTTTAAAAGCATAAAACACTTGGATTTAAAAGCATTGAAAGATTCGGGTTACGAAACAGAAATTAATGACTTTCATGCATCTGTAGCACACCTGTTTATTGAACTTTTGTGTGTTGCTAATTTAGATGCAATTCAAGTTTATTATCGACTTGCAAAAATGACATTTTCTGAATTGCAAATGTTGAAGAGCAACAATAAATTATCGAATAATGATCTTTTGCGTCGTTGCTATGAATTTCTCGCGTTTTCTTCTGACATTTGTGAAAAATATAAAAACAATTTTGATTTGATAATGATTGACGAGTTTCAAGACACCGACAACTTGCAACTAAAACTCATCGATTTAATTGCTAAAGATAAATTTAGAAATGTTTGCACCGTTGGAGACGTCCAACAAAGCATATATCGATTTAGAGGTGCAGATGTAAATGTGTTTCGAAAATATAAAGAAACTCTTTTAAATAACAAAAGCGGTGTTAGAGTCTTTAATCTCCCAAACAATTATCGCTCTCACAGTGACATTCTATCTTTGACTGACATGATTTTTGCAGATGAATCCATGTTTGGAGAAGAGTTTTTGCATCTAAATGCCAAGGGCAAAATCAATGATGATAGAGATCCTGTCTTTGAAAAATTGCCTCGTGTCAAAATTGATGTAATGAATTACAAATCAACTAAAGAACTCTTTAGCAAGCAAAATGTTATTGCGCATGAAGCTAGGGAGGCAGCAAATTATTTTAAGACGCTCTATGATGCGGGAATAAATCCCGGCTCAATGGCTATATTGCTTTCAACTTTAAAATCGAATTCAAGGTTTGGCGCATCTTGTGAAATCGCGAAAATATTTCAAGATGCGCTTCTCGATGTTGGAATCGAGTCGATTATCTCAGGTGGGTCTACGTTTTCATCTTCCGAAGAGGCGGTTTTAATTGAAAATCTTCTAAATATTGCAAGAAATCCTTTTGATTCTCAGTCTCTCATTGAAATCCTAAAAAGTGACTATTTTAAAATCTCAGATGATTCATTACTTGTTTTATGTTCTAAATTTGATGATTCTGGTGATTATTTAAGTGGGCGAGATTTATCTAGAGGCTTTATCTATGTTGATGATGAAATGCTTTCAGAACTCAACGAAGATGACAGACAATCGGTTTCTTTTATTTATGAAAAGCTTTTCAAGTTTATCGATAACTCATCAAAGCAATCGACACGTCTTGCAATCAGGGAGTTTTTAAGTGAATGTGGAATCCTAGATGCGGTTTCCGCTTTGGGTTCTGAGGGTTATGTTAAAGCGGGAAATTTTGAAAAAGCGTTTGAAATTATTAAAGAGATAGAGGTTGATTCCAAGGAATTGTCCCACATTCAGACGTCCTATTCTTCTCTTTTAAAATACTCCAAAGAAGCACCTGGGGTTCTTTGTTCTAGTGAATCAAACTACGTCCAAATTATGACAGTGCATGCTTCTAAAGGACTTGAGTTCGACCATGTGATTGTCTCAGAGATGCGTAATGGGCTTTCAAGAAATGCTGTTCCAAAAAATGAGATGATTGTCCAAAATGATTCGATTGGAAGCCTGGGACAGCAGGTTTTTGCTTCAATGCTGAAAAAAGATGACTGGGGTGACAATAACTTTAATAAAATTTGTTCAAAAGACAACATCTTTGCAAAAAAACCAATAGTTCATCAAGGCATGACGGCAGGTGAGCTTTATAGAACTCTCGTTGTGAGAAACAACTCTGAGGAATATGATGAAGCAAAAAGATTGTTGTATGTTGCACTAACGCGTGCAGTTAAGTCTGTATATTTGCAAGTGAGAATTAAAGGTGCTCCTAAGGACGACTATGCAGGTTGCGGCATTTGGGAAAGCCTCTTTAAAGTCTTTCAATGGGACTATAATCTTGCTTCTTCAACTGACGTTTTCACTCTTCCAAATGGCTCAAATGGAATTTTGTCTTTTATGAATTTGCCCCAAGCTCTTCATTTTAAGGAAAACGAAAATGAACCACCAGCCACAAGTGTGGGAGACATTGAAACTGATGGTGGTGATGCTGACACTGGTGACAACAGCTCTTTTGAACCAAAAATTCTTCCAGTTCGTAAATTTCCAGAAAAGCTTTACGAAATGCCAGGAAATCTAACCGATGAGACTTTTTTCTCCTATTCCAACATTGAACAACTGCAATCTTTTTCCCATGAGCTCCTAGACACTGATGGTTTCTCAATCCCAATCGTTGAGGAAGAAATTGACTCATTTGAAAAAGAAAGGCATGACAGTGATAAAGCAACCGCTTTTGGGACAGCGTTTCATGATGCTATGCAAGTTTGTGTGATGTGCGATGAGCGCGAAGTCCCAATCAATTCCAGCCGAAGAATGACTATGGCGATGAACAGAGCATTTAATAATGCGCTCTTCAATTCCATTGTTTCTTCTGAAAATGTAATTCCTGAAATGGATTTTTGTGTTCCTTTTGAGCATGATGGCAAAAAGATGTGGCTTCGTGGTGCAATGGACCTGATTGAAATTTCTGGCGACAAAGCTCGAGTGATTGACTACAAAACTGGAACAAAGCCCATAGATCACAGCAGCCAGGCTAAGGTATATTCTTGGGCATTGTTAGCTAGCGGGATAAAACGAGTCACTGTTGATTTTTTGCATGTTGAAATCGAGTCGAGTGATGACCCCGAAGATTGTTTAGTTCAGAGTTTTTCTTATTGTGATAATGATCTTTTAAATCTACATGAAGAGCTTGCTTCTGAACTTAAAAAAATGCATCGTTAG